One Corynebacterium tuberculostearicum DNA window includes the following coding sequences:
- a CDS encoding glycosyltransferase: MTANNTQAHEPLQRILLPKRGEPFDVRMLYLIEAEQNRERLSWFNRTSVTIPAGEEASFETYFNAFPASYWRRWSQLRSVILSLDIEGQANISLYRSKQDGQRISVANHLVGTGHHEFELPLKNFEDGGWLWFDITAEQETTLADAAWCSPHAPGPQLLPDGTEQPAQDKRVAVGIPTFNRPTDAVAALKALAEDPVVDEIIDFVLMPDQGNQHPADEPGYDEAVAHFGERFREFRQGNLGGSGGYSRIMYEALENTESPFILYMDDDIAIEPDSVLRAVQAARYAAKPIIVGGQMLNLQERSQLRTTGEQVNRADFMWGAAPHAVYDHDFAKYPLRAIGTRETHLDPKKYDSRALHRRVDVEYNGWWMCLFPRIVAETNGQPLPLFIKWDDTEYSLRAARNGFPTVTWPGAAIWHMAWADKDDAIDWQAYFHLRNRLIVAAMYHEGPAKGITKSIFKSTLKHTMCMEYSTMAIQIEAMRDFLAGPDHLFDILESSLPRIAQIRKNYSDAVILESADELPAPTGAPGVPTRNIGGRLAKIKKIPWAIKGLKHLVSKEDAAHHEAPQLNLTPDEARWFTLSRVDSATVSTAGGTGVAFRKRDRDLAKDLVTQTRELLKEIEENFDDLRAEYRAAQPELTSRESWKKVFDAQ, from the coding sequence GTGACTGCCAACAACACCCAGGCCCATGAGCCCCTGCAGCGCATCCTGCTGCCTAAGCGCGGCGAGCCCTTTGATGTGCGGATGCTCTACCTCATCGAAGCCGAGCAAAACCGCGAACGCCTCAGCTGGTTTAACCGCACCTCCGTCACCATCCCGGCCGGTGAGGAAGCATCTTTTGAAACCTACTTCAATGCCTTCCCAGCTTCCTACTGGCGCCGCTGGTCCCAGCTGCGTTCCGTAATCCTCAGCCTGGACATTGAGGGTCAAGCAAATATTTCCCTCTACCGCTCCAAGCAGGATGGCCAGCGCATTTCCGTGGCCAACCACCTGGTAGGCACCGGCCACCACGAGTTTGAGCTGCCGCTTAAAAACTTCGAGGATGGCGGTTGGCTGTGGTTCGATATCACCGCCGAGCAGGAAACCACGCTTGCTGACGCCGCCTGGTGCTCCCCCCACGCCCCCGGCCCACAGCTGCTGCCGGACGGCACCGAGCAACCAGCGCAGGACAAGCGCGTGGCGGTCGGCATCCCCACTTTTAACCGCCCGACCGATGCCGTGGCAGCGCTCAAGGCACTGGCCGAGGACCCGGTGGTAGACGAGATCATCGACTTCGTCCTCATGCCGGATCAAGGCAACCAGCACCCGGCCGATGAGCCGGGGTACGACGAGGCGGTGGCCCACTTTGGCGAGCGCTTCCGCGAATTCCGCCAAGGCAACCTGGGCGGCTCCGGCGGCTACTCCCGCATCATGTACGAGGCGCTGGAGAATACCGAATCGCCCTTCATCCTGTACATGGACGATGACATCGCCATCGAGCCGGACTCCGTGCTGCGCGCGGTTCAGGCGGCCCGCTACGCGGCTAAGCCCATTATCGTCGGCGGCCAGATGCTCAATCTGCAGGAGCGCTCCCAGCTGCGCACCACCGGCGAACAGGTTAACCGTGCCGATTTCATGTGGGGCGCGGCGCCGCACGCCGTCTACGACCACGACTTTGCCAAGTACCCGCTGCGCGCCATCGGCACCCGCGAGACTCACCTGGATCCCAAGAAGTACGATTCCCGCGCGCTGCACCGCCGCGTTGACGTGGAATACAACGGCTGGTGGATGTGCCTCTTCCCACGCATCGTGGCAGAAACCAACGGCCAGCCGCTGCCGCTGTTTATCAAGTGGGACGATACCGAGTACTCCCTGCGCGCAGCGCGCAACGGATTCCCCACGGTGACCTGGCCGGGTGCCGCTATCTGGCACATGGCTTGGGCGGATAAGGACGATGCCATTGACTGGCAGGCCTACTTCCACCTGCGCAACCGCCTCATCGTTGCCGCGATGTACCACGAGGGGCCGGCCAAGGGCATTACCAAGTCCATCTTTAAGTCCACCCTCAAGCACACCATGTGCATGGAATACTCCACCATGGCCATCCAAATTGAGGCCATGCGAGACTTCCTGGCCGGACCGGACCATCTCTTCGACATCCTGGAGTCTTCGCTGCCGCGCATCGCGCAGATCCGCAAGAACTACTCCGATGCCGTCATCCTGGAATCCGCCGATGAGCTCCCAGCTCCCACCGGCGCGCCGGGCGTGCCCACCCGTAATATCGGCGGCCGCCTGGCCAAGATTAAGAAGATCCCGTGGGCCATCAAGGGCCTCAAGCACCTCGTCAGTAAGGAAGACGCTGCGCACCATGAGGCGCCGCAGCTAAACCTCACCCCGGACGAGGCCCGCTGGTTCACCTTGTCCCGCGTAGATTCGGCCACCGTCTCCACCGCGGGTGGCACCGGCGTCGCCTTCCGCAAGCGTGATCGCGACCTAGCCAAGGACCTCGTGACCCAGACCCGCGAGCTGCTGAAGGAAATCGAGGAGAACTTCGACGACCTGCGCGCCGAATACCGCGCGGCACAGCCGGAGCTGACTTCGCGCGAGTCCTGGAAGAAGGTCTTCGATGCCCAATAA
- a CDS encoding decaprenyl-phosphate phosphoribosyltransferase: MSDDGNQHFFHSEPHTSGVDTGRKRKPPKNLADGMIKALRPKQWVKNVLVLAAPAAAGAEALFHGRVLLDVLLAFVVFCLGASSIYLINDAKDWREDQEHPTKRFRPIASGVLPIKLAYVMAVVLICLSIGLSFLATAGPQLAIVMAIYIALQLGYCFGWKHMPVIDIALVSSGFMLRTMAGGVAAGIELSQWFLLVAAFGSLFMASGKRYSEILLVEQTGAKIRKSLEGYTPTYLRFVWTLAATAVVICYTLWGFELANDAQTGGVWYQISMVPFTIAILRYAADVDRGQGGAPDEIALEDRTLQVLALAWLACIAMAVYIMPLF, from the coding sequence ATGAGTGATGATGGAAACCAGCACTTTTTCCATTCGGAGCCGCACACCTCTGGCGTAGACACCGGCCGCAAGCGCAAGCCGCCGAAGAATCTTGCCGATGGCATGATTAAGGCCCTGCGCCCCAAGCAGTGGGTCAAAAACGTCCTGGTGCTGGCCGCCCCCGCCGCGGCCGGCGCCGAAGCGCTGTTCCATGGCCGCGTGCTTCTCGACGTCCTCTTGGCCTTCGTCGTCTTCTGCCTCGGTGCTTCCTCCATTTACCTGATTAACGATGCGAAGGATTGGCGAGAGGACCAAGAGCATCCGACCAAGCGCTTCCGCCCGATTGCCTCGGGTGTGCTACCGATCAAGCTCGCCTATGTCATGGCCGTGGTGCTCATCTGCCTGTCCATCGGCTTGTCTTTCCTCGCTACGGCCGGGCCGCAGCTGGCTATCGTGATGGCAATTTATATCGCACTGCAGTTGGGCTATTGCTTTGGCTGGAAGCATATGCCGGTGATCGATATTGCGCTGGTGTCCTCCGGCTTCATGCTGCGCACCATGGCCGGTGGCGTAGCCGCAGGCATCGAGCTTTCCCAGTGGTTCCTGCTGGTGGCGGCCTTCGGCTCGCTGTTTATGGCCTCCGGCAAGCGCTACTCGGAGATCCTGTTGGTAGAACAGACTGGCGCGAAAATCCGCAAATCCCTGGAGGGCTATACGCCCACCTACCTGCGCTTCGTGTGGACCCTAGCCGCCACCGCAGTGGTCATCTGCTACACCTTGTGGGGCTTCGAGCTCGCTAACGACGCCCAGACCGGTGGCGTGTGGTACCAGATTTCCATGGTGCCGTTTACTATCGCCATCCTGCGCTACGCGGCCGATGTGGACCGCGGCCAGGGCGGCGCACCGGATGAGATTGCACTCGAGGACCGCACTTTGCAGGTTCTCGCCTTGGCCTGGCTCGCCTGCATCGCAATGGCGGTTTATATCATGCCGTTGTTCTAG
- a CDS encoding phosphatase PAP2 family protein, translating into MPNKLSVAESRVLESIQNAAFDVPGVLPTARGLSHWGEHALGWMGSAAVGAGIDKRRREGWIRVGAAAFLAHAASVVLKRIVRRKRPDYPYVRVGVKTPSKLSFPSSHATSTTAFLVAVSRLTGRKAPLLGVPVMMASRMVLGVHYPTDTAVGAAIGAATAEVVMKGMKHE; encoded by the coding sequence ATGCCCAATAAGCTTTCCGTAGCAGAATCGCGCGTCCTCGAATCCATCCAAAATGCGGCCTTCGACGTGCCCGGTGTGCTTCCCACCGCCCGCGGGCTTAGCCACTGGGGCGAGCATGCCTTGGGCTGGATGGGCAGCGCTGCGGTAGGGGCGGGCATCGACAAGCGCCGCCGCGAAGGCTGGATCCGTGTTGGAGCCGCCGCCTTCCTCGCGCACGCCGCCAGCGTGGTGCTCAAGCGCATCGTGCGCCGCAAGCGCCCGGATTATCCCTACGTGCGCGTGGGTGTAAAAACGCCCTCCAAGCTCTCCTTTCCCAGCTCGCACGCGACTTCGACCACCGCATTCCTGGTGGCGGTAAGCCGCCTTACCGGCCGCAAGGCGCCCCTTCTCGGCGTGCCGGTAATGATGGCATCGCGTATGGTGCTCGGAGTGCACTACCCAACAGATACGGCCGTGGGCGCGGCCATCGGCGCTGCTACCGCGGAGGTCGTGATGAAAGGAATGAAGCATGAGTGA